In a genomic window of Streptococcus oralis:
- a CDS encoding pneumococcal-type histidine triad protein → MKINKKYLAGSAAALILSVCSYELGLYQARTVKENNRVSYIDGKQAAQKTENLTPDEVSKKEGINAEQIVIKITDQGYVTSHGDHYHYYNGKVPYDAIISEELLMKDPNYQLKDEDIISEIKGGYVIKVDGKYYVYLKDAAHADNVRTKEEINRQKQEHSQHREGGTSANDGAVALARSQGRYTTDDGYIFNASDIIEDTGDAYIVPHGNHYHYIPKSELSASELAAAEAFLSGRSGQSNTPTYRRTNNNSTSSDVDRWTPSYNNQGNSYTNTNTANNSSDDNQASQSDEDIDSLLKQLYALPLSQRHVESDGLVFDPAQITSRTARGVAVPHGNHYHFIPYSQMSELEERIARIIPLQYSSNHRVPDSRPEQPSPQPTPEPSPSPQPAPNPQPSPSNPIDEKLVKQAIRKVDDGYVFEENGTSRYIPAKELSAETTAAIDSKLAKQESLAHKLGAKKTNLPSGDRGFYNKAYDLLARVHQDLLDNKGRQADFHTLDKLLERLNDTSSDKVKLVDDILAFLAPIRHPERLGKPNAQIAYTDDEIQVAKLAGKYTTEDGYIFDPRDITSDEGDAYVTPHMTHSHWIKKDSLSEAERAAAQAYAKEKGLTPPSTDHQNSGNTEAKGAEAIYNHVKAAKKVPLDRMPYNLQHTVEVKNGSLIIPHYDHYHNIKFDWFDEGLYEAPKGYSLEDLFATVKYYVEHPNERPHSDSGWGNASDHVQRNQNGQADTNQTEKPSEEKPRTDKPEEEKPREEKPQSEKPESPKPTEEPEEESPEEPEEPQVETEKVEAKLREAEELLAKIQDPIIKSNAKETLTGLKNNLLFGAQDNNTIMADAEKLLALLKESK, encoded by the coding sequence ATGAAAATTAATAAAAAATACCTTGCTGGTTCTGCGGCAGCTTTAATTTTAAGTGTCTGTTCTTACGAGTTGGGACTGTATCAAGCTAGAACAGTCAAAGAAAATAATCGTGTTTCCTATATAGATGGAAAACAGGCGGCACAAAAAACGGAGAATCTGACTCCTGATGAGGTTAGCAAGAAAGAAGGCATCAATGCGGAGCAAATCGTCATCAAGATAACAGACCAGGGCTATGTCACTTCGCATGGCGACCACTATCATTACTATAATGGCAAAGTCCCTTATGACGCTATCATCAGTGAAGAGTTGCTGATGAAGGATCCAAACTACCAGCTCAAGGACGAGGATATTATCAGTGAAATCAAGGGTGGTTATGTTATCAAGGTAGATGGAAAATACTATGTTTACCTTAAGGATGCAGCCCATGCGGATAATGTCCGTACAAAAGAAGAAATCAATCGGCAAAAACAAGAGCATAGTCAGCATCGTGAAGGAGGAACTTCAGCAAACGATGGTGCGGTAGCCTTGGCACGTTCACAGGGACGCTATACCACGGATGATGGATATATCTTTAATGCATCCGATATCATTGAAGATACTGGTGATGCTTATATCGTTCCTCATGGCAACCATTACCATTACATTCCTAAGAGTGAGTTATCAGCCAGCGAATTGGCTGCCGCAGAAGCCTTCCTATCTGGTAGAAGTGGCCAATCAAATACGCCTACTTATCGCCGTACCAATAACAACAGTACCAGCAGCGATGTAGATAGATGGACTCCATCCTATAATAATCAAGGCAACAGCTATACGAACACGAACACAGCTAACAACAGTAGCGACGATAACCAAGCAAGTCAGAGTGATGAGGATATTGATAGCCTTCTGAAACAACTTTACGCCTTGCCGCTCAGCCAACGACACGTAGAATCTGATGGCCTTGTCTTCGACCCAGCACAGATTACAAGTCGAACAGCTAGAGGAGTTGCTGTGCCTCATGGGAACCATTACCATTTCATTCCTTATTCACAAATGTCTGAATTGGAAGAACGAATCGCTCGTATTATTCCTCTACAGTACAGTTCGAACCATAGGGTGCCGGATTCAAGACCAGAACAACCAAGTCCACAACCGACTCCGGAACCTAGTCCAAGCCCGCAACCTGCACCAAATCCTCAACCATCTCCAAGCAATCCAATTGACGAAAAATTGGTCAAACAGGCAATTCGAAAAGTAGATGATGGTTATGTATTTGAGGAAAATGGAACATCTCGTTATATTCCTGCCAAGGAATTATCAGCTGAAACTACTGCAGCCATTGATAGTAAGCTAGCCAAGCAAGAAAGTTTAGCTCATAAGCTCGGAGCTAAGAAAACCAACCTCCCATCTGGTGATCGAGGATTTTACAATAAGGCTTATGATTTACTAGCAAGAGTTCATCAAGACTTACTTGATAATAAAGGGCGCCAAGCTGATTTTCACACTTTGGATAAACTGTTGGAACGTCTCAATGATACCTCAAGTGATAAAGTCAAGTTGGTGGATGATATCTTGGCCTTTCTAGCACCGATTCGTCATCCAGAACGTTTAGGAAAACCAAATGCGCAAATTGCCTACACTGATGATGAGATTCAGGTAGCCAAGTTGGCAGGCAAGTACACAACAGAAGATGGCTATATCTTTGATCCTCGTGATATCACCAGTGATGAGGGGGATGCCTATGTAACTCCACATATGACCCATAGCCATTGGATTAAGAAAGATAGTTTGTCTGAAGCTGAAAGAGCGGCAGCCCAGGCTTATGCTAAAGAGAAAGGTTTGACTCCTCCTTCAACAGACCATCAGAATTCAGGAAATACGGAGGCTAAAGGAGCAGAAGCTATCTACAACCACGTGAAAGCAGCTAAGAAGGTGCCACTTGATCGTATGCCTTACAATCTCCAACATACCGTGGAAGTTAAAAACGGTAGTTTAATCATTCCTCATTATGATCATTACCATAACATCAAATTTGACTGGTTTGACGAAGGACTTTATGAGGCACCTAAGGGGTATAGTCTAGAAGATCTCTTTGCGACTGTCAAGTACTATGTCGAACATCCAAACGAACGTCCGCATTCAGATAGTGGTTGGGGCAATGCAAGTGACCATGTTCAAAGAAACCAAAATGGTCAAGCTGATACCAATCAAACGGAAAAACCATCAGAGGAGAAACCTCGGACAGACAAACCTGAGGAAGAAAAGCCACGCGAAGAGAAGCCTCAAAGTGAGAAACCAGAATCTCCAAAACCAACTGAGGAGCCGGAAGAAGAATCACCAGAGGAACCAGAAGAACCTCAGGTCGAGACTGAAAAGGTTGAAGCGAAGTTGAGAGAGGCTGAAGAGCTACTTGCAAAGATCCAAGACCCCATTATCAAGTCCAATGCCAAAGAAACTCTCACTGGCTTAAAAAATAACCTGCTATTTGGTGCTCAGGATAACAATACCATTATGGCTGATGCTGAAAAGTTGTTGGCTTTATTAAAGGAGAGCAAGTAA